GACTTTCACTCGCAGTAGCACTCAGCTACAAGCCCGAAATAGTTTTACTTGATGAGCCATTTTCAGGAATTGACTTTAAACTCACAGAGGAACTTTGGGATATACTATATCAAGATTTTCAAACAAGAAAACCGACAGTCCTTTTCGTTACACACAGTTTGGATGAAGCATCATTACTGGCAAACAGAACAGTTTTTTTGAAAAACATTTCCAACGAAAAAGACAAAGAGTTTTTCTCACTTCATTTTCCTGATAAGTGCATTAAAGATTTTGACGGTTCAGGAACGCTTCCACGATACGAACAAATTACAAACGCAAATATTATCAATTACAGAGGTTACTTATTGGAACAATTTAATTCACCCCTTAGATGAAAAGAGTTTTACAAAATCCTAAAATAGTTTTTGGATTTGGGTTTCTGGTTTTACCAGTATTCCTCTTTCTGCTTTGTATTGTTCTAAACTTATTTGCTCCCGAAGCTTTGAAGTTTCCAAAGCCGGCTGTAATTTTTTGGGAAGTCATCAATACTTTAGGAGAAACCAAAGTTTGGACGATACTTGGAAACACCCTTTTGAATGTTTCAATTGTTTTACTCATTGCTGTATTCTTAGGATTGCTCTTTGGAATTGTTTTAGGTTATAGCAATCGGGCTTGGAATCTCTCACAACCGACAGTAGATTTTTTTAGAAGTATTCCTGTAACATTTCTTATTCCAGCATCAGGACTTTTGTTAGGTGTTACTTCTCAAAATATGATTTGGGTTTTAGCTTCTTACCCATGTATGTTGATTATGATTTTAAATGTTAGAGCAGGGTTAAC
This window of the Saprospiraceae bacterium genome carries:
- a CDS encoding ABC transporter permease subunit — encoded protein: MKRVLQNPKIVFGFGFLVLPVFLFLLCIVLNLFAPEALKFPKPAVIFWEVINTLGETKVWTILGNTLLNVSIVLLIAVFLGLLFGIVLGYSNRAWNLSQPTVDFFRSIPVTFLIPASGLLLGVTSQNMIWVLASYPCMLIMILNVRAGLTKQESERVLSYSIISGNPNPIKKFFRVTIFEILPDVSTGFRIALSYSIVIVTVLEYMNIGNNGSNPGIGKLIGEEAEQLNYPRVYALIFVIGLVGFLLNKIVEILDSFFLQWSKNNSK